Proteins encoded by one window of Corvus cornix cornix isolate S_Up_H32 chromosome 27, ASM73873v5, whole genome shotgun sequence:
- the LOC104697747 gene encoding keratin, type I cytoskeletal 9-like isoform X2 has translation MSCSSKQPLKSCLRGSSGGGGEGSSSHSSASSRTITSRTSGGGRFSGSSCGGGSSRSSCSGGSGGYGRRSSYGGGMSSSSCGGRLGGGCYGGGMGHSSMGTGFRSGGSGFGGRFGGGFGGGGAGFSSGSFGSGGFYGGNVGILSNDEKLTMQSLNERLASYMETVRNLEKENAQLEQLIREWYQKQGPIGPKDYSHYYEKIEELQKQILIAAVETHKVLLDLDNTKMTAEDFRIKYEMESGLRQNVESDLNSLRPLLDNLTLTKSDLEMQFESLKEEIIDLKKNHEEEMKLLQSQSNGDVNVKMNAAPGEDLLKKLNEMRQEYEAIIQKNRAEVEKWYEGKMEEVSQQVHSSSQEMEASNQQISVLRREFQSLEIELQSQISLVDSLQSNLEDTERRYNMQLQQIQGMIGPLEEELASIRCEMESQNEEYKMLLGIKTRLEQEIQQYRVLLEEGQQGISTSQGGAGSGSSGGGGHGGSSGGGSCWSSGGGSSGGKTGGSYGRSSSSESGGGGSGGRTGGTCGKTSGGGGGSGGGGGGKSCLSRSSSSQSQPGNSCESPGSFRKVEE, from the exons ATGAGTTGCAGCTCCAAGCAGCCCCTGAAAAGCTGCCTGCGAGGGAGCAGCGGTGGAGGGGGTGAAGGGAGCAGCTCGCATTCCTCGGCCTCCTCAAGGACAATTACTTCCAGGACGAGTGGTGGTGGCAGGTTTTCTGGCAGCAGTTGTGGTGGAGGAAGCTCCCGGAGCAGCTGTAGTGGGGGAAGTGGTGGTTATGGCAGGCGCAGTAGCTACGGAGGaggaatgagcagcagcagctgtggaggaaGACTGGGTGGTGGATGCTATGGAGGGGGAATGGGCCACAGCAGCATGGGAACGGGCTTCAGGTCAGGTGGGAGCGGCTTTGGGGGAAGGTTTGGAGGGGGCTTTGGTGGAGGTGGTGCTGGTTTCAGTAGTGGCAGCTTTGGCAGTGGTGGCTTTTATGGAGGGAATGTAGGAATTCTCTCCAACGACGAGAAGCTGACCATGCAGAGCCTTAATGAACGCCTGGCTTCCTACATGGAGACAGTCAGGaacttggaaaaggaaaatgctcaGCTTGAACAGTTAATCAGGGAATGGTACCAGAAGCAAGGCCCTATTGGCCCAAAGGACTACAGCCACTATTACGAAAAAATTGAAGAACTTCAAAAACAG ATTCTGATTGCAGCTGTGGAAACCCACAAGGTACTTTTGGACCTAGATAATACAAAGATGACTGCAGAAGACTTTAGaataaa GTACGAGATGGAGAGCGGGCTCCGGCAGAACGTGGAGAGTGACCTCAACAGCCTGCGGCCCTTGCTGGATAACCTGACCTTGACCAAGTCCGACCTGGAAATGCAGTTTGAGTCTCTGAAGGAGGAGATCATCGACCTCAAGAAGAACCACGAGGAG GAAATGAAACTGCTGCAATCCCAGTCCAATGGGGATGTGAATGTGAAGATGAATGCTGCCCCAGGAGAGGATCTGCTGAAAAAACTGAATGAGATGAGGCAAGAATACGAAGCTATTATTCAGAAAAACCGTGCAGAGGTTGAAAAGTGGTACGAAGGCAAG atgGAGGAAGTGAGTCAACAAGTCCACTCAAGTAGCCAGGAAATGGAGGCAAGCAACCAACAGATCTCTGTGCTCAGACGTGAATTTCAGAGCCTGGAAATTGAGCTGCAGTCGCAGATCAGTCTG gTGGACTCTCTGCAATCCAACCTGGAAGACACGGAACGTCGCTATAacatgcagctgcagcagatccAGGGCATGATCGGGCCCTTGGAGGAGGAGCTGGCCAGCATCCGCTGCGAGATGGAGAGCCAGAACGAGGAGTACAAGATGCTCCTGGGCATCAAGACTCGCCTGGAGCAGGAGATCCAGCAGTACcgggtgctgctggaggaggggcagcagggcaTTAG CACTTCacagggaggagctggcagtggaTCTTCAGGAGGAGGAGGTCATGGAGGAAGTAGTGGAGGAGGAAGCTGTTGGTCCTCAGGTGGAGGAAGCAGTGGAGGAAAAACTGGAGGATCCTATGGAAGATCTTCCTCTTCTGaaagtggaggaggagggagtggAGGAAGAACAGGAGGAACCTGTGGTAAAACTTCAGGtggaggaggtggcagtggtggaggaggagggggtAAATCCTGCCTCTCCCGCTCTTCATcttcccagtcccagcctggcAACTCTTGTGAAAGCCCAG GGAGTTTTAGAAAGGTTGAGGAGTGA
- the LOC104697747 gene encoding keratin, type I cytoskeletal 10-like isoform X1 has translation MSCSSKQPLKSCLRGSSGGGGEGSSSHSSASSRTITSRTSGGGRFSGSSCGGGSSRSSCSGGSGGYGRRSSYGGGMSSSSCGGRLGGGCYGGGMGHSSMGTGFRSGGSGFGGRFGGGFGGGGAGFSSGSFGSGGFYGGNVGILSNDEKLTMQSLNERLASYMETVRNLEKENAQLEQLIREWYQKQGPIGPKDYSHYYEKIEELQKQILIAAVETHKVLLDLDNTKMTAEDFRIKYEMESGLRQNVESDLNSLRPLLDNLTLTKSDLEMQFESLKEEIIDLKKNHEEEMKLLQSQSNGDVNVKMNAAPGEDLLKKLNEMRQEYEAIIQKNRAEVEKWYEGKMEEVSQQVHSSSQEMEASNQQISVLRREFQSLEIELQSQISLVDSLQSNLEDTERRYNMQLQQIQGMIGPLEEELASIRCEMESQNEEYKMLLGIKTRLEQEIQQYRVLLEEGQQGISTSQGGAGSGSSGGGGHGGSSGGGSCWSSGGGSSGGKTGGSYGRSSSSESGGGGSGGRTGGTCGKTSGGGGGSGGGGGGKSCLSRSSSSQSQPGNSCESPGGAENMKLCLEGNKTLERGATMEEVSEAIKHMRMGSFRKVEE, from the exons ATGAGTTGCAGCTCCAAGCAGCCCCTGAAAAGCTGCCTGCGAGGGAGCAGCGGTGGAGGGGGTGAAGGGAGCAGCTCGCATTCCTCGGCCTCCTCAAGGACAATTACTTCCAGGACGAGTGGTGGTGGCAGGTTTTCTGGCAGCAGTTGTGGTGGAGGAAGCTCCCGGAGCAGCTGTAGTGGGGGAAGTGGTGGTTATGGCAGGCGCAGTAGCTACGGAGGaggaatgagcagcagcagctgtggaggaaGACTGGGTGGTGGATGCTATGGAGGGGGAATGGGCCACAGCAGCATGGGAACGGGCTTCAGGTCAGGTGGGAGCGGCTTTGGGGGAAGGTTTGGAGGGGGCTTTGGTGGAGGTGGTGCTGGTTTCAGTAGTGGCAGCTTTGGCAGTGGTGGCTTTTATGGAGGGAATGTAGGAATTCTCTCCAACGACGAGAAGCTGACCATGCAGAGCCTTAATGAACGCCTGGCTTCCTACATGGAGACAGTCAGGaacttggaaaaggaaaatgctcaGCTTGAACAGTTAATCAGGGAATGGTACCAGAAGCAAGGCCCTATTGGCCCAAAGGACTACAGCCACTATTACGAAAAAATTGAAGAACTTCAAAAACAG ATTCTGATTGCAGCTGTGGAAACCCACAAGGTACTTTTGGACCTAGATAATACAAAGATGACTGCAGAAGACTTTAGaataaa GTACGAGATGGAGAGCGGGCTCCGGCAGAACGTGGAGAGTGACCTCAACAGCCTGCGGCCCTTGCTGGATAACCTGACCTTGACCAAGTCCGACCTGGAAATGCAGTTTGAGTCTCTGAAGGAGGAGATCATCGACCTCAAGAAGAACCACGAGGAG GAAATGAAACTGCTGCAATCCCAGTCCAATGGGGATGTGAATGTGAAGATGAATGCTGCCCCAGGAGAGGATCTGCTGAAAAAACTGAATGAGATGAGGCAAGAATACGAAGCTATTATTCAGAAAAACCGTGCAGAGGTTGAAAAGTGGTACGAAGGCAAG atgGAGGAAGTGAGTCAACAAGTCCACTCAAGTAGCCAGGAAATGGAGGCAAGCAACCAACAGATCTCTGTGCTCAGACGTGAATTTCAGAGCCTGGAAATTGAGCTGCAGTCGCAGATCAGTCTG gTGGACTCTCTGCAATCCAACCTGGAAGACACGGAACGTCGCTATAacatgcagctgcagcagatccAGGGCATGATCGGGCCCTTGGAGGAGGAGCTGGCCAGCATCCGCTGCGAGATGGAGAGCCAGAACGAGGAGTACAAGATGCTCCTGGGCATCAAGACTCGCCTGGAGCAGGAGATCCAGCAGTACcgggtgctgctggaggaggggcagcagggcaTTAG CACTTCacagggaggagctggcagtggaTCTTCAGGAGGAGGAGGTCATGGAGGAAGTAGTGGAGGAGGAAGCTGTTGGTCCTCAGGTGGAGGAAGCAGTGGAGGAAAAACTGGAGGATCCTATGGAAGATCTTCCTCTTCTGaaagtggaggaggagggagtggAGGAAGAACAGGAGGAACCTGTGGTAAAACTTCAGGtggaggaggtggcagtggtggaggaggagggggtAAATCCTGCCTCTCCCGCTCTTCATcttcccagtcccagcctggcAACTCTTGTGAAAGCCCAG GAGGTGCTGAAAACATGAAGCTCTGcctggaaggaaacaaaacactgGAGAGGGGGGCAACCATGGAGGAAGTGTCTGAAGCCATAAAACACATGAGAATGG GGAGTTTTAGAAAGGTTGAGGAGTGA
- the LOC104697748 gene encoding keratin, type I cytoskeletal 13-like has protein sequence MSCNIKETITVSSKGRSSGGSCIIGGGGGARISSYGIGSGRGFSGRSYCGGVNYGGGLSVGSLAGGSYGGGNCYGNGLGFGLGGGVVVGGLGGDCLLSSCDEKVTMQNLNDRLASYLDKVKCLEKENAELECRIREWYATQGLSCEPRDYSCYYKEIEDLQNQIVCATIDNNKIILDIDNSRMAADDFRVKYETELALRQSVEADINGLRQVLDQLTLCRSDLEAQLESLREELCCLKKNHEEEMNCLRKQSTGDVSVEVNACPGPDLRQILEDLRCQYETLIARNRKEVEDWYECKIEEVNREVITSGQEVETCNNQVTELRRQLQTLEIDLQAQLSQRNNLESSLAETECQYNTLLGELQNQITCVEQQLAEIRAEIECQNQEYKTLLDVKCRLEQEIQTYRCLLEGGQQDLIHGGGIGTGGGVIRTSHTYTTTSAAHCQPQVPPCKTGDIQVTCRRICD, from the exons ATGAGTTGCAACATTAAGGAGACTATTACTGTATCTAGCAAAGGCAGGAGCAGTGGTGGCAGCTGTATCattggtggtggtggtggagcaCGGATTTCTTCCTATGGCATAGGCAGTGGCAGAGGTTTTTCTGGAAGGAGTTACTGCGGTGGAGTGAATTATGGAGGGGGACTGAGTGTTGGTAGCTTGGCTGGTGGGAGCTATGGAGGTGGCAACTGCTATGGCAATGGCCTTGGGTTTGGCCTTGGAGGTGGTGTGGTTGTTGGTGGTCTTGGTGGCGACTGCTTGCTTTCATCCTGCGATGAGAAGGTCACCATGCAGAACCTCAATGACCGCCTGGCTTCCTACCTGGACAAAGTGAAGTGCTTGGAGAAGGAGAATGCTGAGTTGGAGTGCAGGATCAGAGAGTGGTATGCAACACAGGGCCTCTCCTGCGAGCCCCGTGACTACAGCTGCTACTATAAAGAGATTGAAGATCTTCAGAACCAG attGTCTGCGCAACCATTGATAACAACAAGATCATCCTGGACATTGATAACAGCAGGATGGCTGCTGACGACTTCCGTGTGAA GTACGAGACGGAGCTGGCCCTGCGCCAGAGCGTGGAGGCCGACATCAACGGGCTGCGCCAGGTGCTGGACCAGCTGACGCTGTGCAGGTCTGACctggaggcacagctggagtCGCTGCGGgaggagctctgctgcctgaaGAAGAACCATGAGGAG GAGATGAATTGCCTGAGGAAACAGTCAACTGGAGACGTGAGTGTGGAGGTCAATGCCTGCCCTGGACCTGATCTCAGGCAAATCTTGGAGGATTTGAGATGCCAGTATGAAACACTGATAGCGCGCAACCGCAAGGAAGTCGAGGATTGGTACGAGTGCAAG ATTGAGGAGGTGAATCGGGAAGTTATTACAAGCGGTCAGGAAGTGGAGACGTGCAACAACCAGGTGACTGAACTGAGACGCCAACTGCAAACCCTGGAAATCGATCTCCaagcccagctcagccag AGAAATAACTTGGAATCATCTCTGGCTGAAACAGAGTGCCAGTACAACACCCTTCTCGGTGAGCTACAGAACCAAATCACGTGCGTGGAGCAGCAGTTGGCTGAAATAAGAGCGGAAATTGAGTGCCAGAACCAAGAGTACAAGACCTTACTGGACGTCAAGTGCCGCCTGGAGCAGGAGATCCAGACCTACCGGTGCTTGTTGGAAGGAGGACAGCAGGACCTCAT TCACGGAGGAGGAATCGGAACTGGTGGAGGGGTCATTAGGACGAGCCACACCTACACAACAACTTCAGCtgcccactgccagccccaggtCCCGCCCTGCAAGACCGGAGACATACAAG TGACCTGCAGGAGAATTTGTGATTAA
- the LOC104697749 gene encoding keratin, type I cytoskeletal 19-like: MSCSIKQTTGSLRGRTSGGSCVIGGGGGGGARISSVSSGRYTTCGIGGSRGFSGRSYCGGVNYGGGLSTGSLVGGNFGGGLGAAVLGGCPGMGFSGGSARFGGGMGGGMGMGLGGGGFAGDGILLSGDEKVTMQNLNDRLASYLDKVRCLEQENADLECRIREWYAKQGPFCEPRDYSCYYKEIEDLQNQIVCATIDNNKIILNIDNSRMTADDFRVKYETELALRQSVEADINGLRQVLDQLTLCRSDLEAQLESLREELCCLKKNHEEEMCCLRKQSTGDVSVEVNACPGPDLRKILEEMRCQYETLIERNRKEVEDWYECKIEEVNREVITSGQEVETCNNQVTELRRQLQALEIDLQAQLSQRDNLESSLAETECRYNNHLAELQSQITCVEQQLADLRAEMECQNQEYKILLDVKCRLEQEIHTYRCLLEGGQQDLIQQGGIGQSSGLGGGVARSSGIGGGGIIRTSHTYTSSAQIPSCAAAEIQVPCRRICD, encoded by the exons ATGAGCTGTAGTATTAAGCAGACAACTGGCTCTCTCAGGGGCAGGACCAGCGGTGGCAGCTGTGTGattggtggtggtggtggtggcggAGCGCGGATCTCCTCGGTGTCCTCTGGAAGATACACAACTTGCGGGATAGGCGGTAGCCGAGGGTTTTCTGGGAGAAGCTACTGTGGTGGTGTGAATTACGGAGGAGGACTGAGCACTGGCAGTTTGGTCGGTGGAAACTTTGGAGGTGGCTTAGGAGCCGCTGTCCTCGGAGGATGTCCAGGCATGGGATTCAGTGGTGGCAGTGCTCGCTTTGGCGGTGGCATGGGAGGTGGCATGGGTATGGGTCTTGGTGGAGGTGGTTTTGCTGGTGATGGCATTCTTCTTTCTGGTGACGAGAAGGTCACCATGCAAAACCTGAATGACCGCCTGGCTTCTTACCTGGACAAGGTGAGGTGCCTGGAACAAGAGAATGCTGACCTGGAGTGCAGGATCAGGGAGTGGTATGCCAAGCAGGGCCCTTTTTGTGAGCCACGGGACTACAGCTGCTATTACAAAGAAATAGAAGATCTTCAGAACCAG ATTGTCTGTGCAACCATAGACAACAACAAGATCATTCTGAACATCGATAACAGCAGGATGACAGCCGACGACTTCCGAGTGAA GTACGAGACGGAGCTGGCCCTGCGCCAGAGCGTGGAGGCCGACATCAACGGGCTGCGCCAGGTGCTGGACCAGCTGACGCTGTGCAGGTCTGACctggaggcacagctggagtCGCTGCGGgaggagctctgctgcctgaaGAAGAACCATGAGGAG GAAATGTGCTGTCTGAGGAAGCAATCAACTGGAGATGTGAGCGTGGAGGTCAatgcctgccctggcccagaCCTCAGGAAGATCCTGGAGGAGATGAGGTGCCAGTATGAGACGCTGATTGAACGCAACCGCAAAGAAGTTGAGGATTGGTACGAGTGCAAG ATTGAGGAGGTGAATCGGGAGGTTATTACAAGTGGTCAGGAGGTGGAGACGTGCAACAACCAGGTGACTGAACTGAGACGCCAATTGCAAGCCCTGGAAATCGATCTCCAAGCTCAGCTCAGCCAG AGGGACAACCTGGAGTCCTCGCTGGCAGAGACAGAGTGTCGCTACAACAACCACcttgctgagctgcagagccagaTCACCtgtgtggagcagcagctggctgaCCTGCGGGCAGAGATGGAGTGCCAGAACCAAGAGTACAAGATCCTGCTGGACGTCAAGTGCCGCCTGGAGCAGGAGATCCACACGTACCGCTGCCTGCTGGAGGGTGGCCAGCAGGACCTTAT TCAGCAAGGAGGAATTGGTCAGTCTTCAGGTCTAGGAGGAGGAGTTGCAAGAAGCAGTGGAATAGGAGGAGGAGGCATCATTAGGACAAGCCACACTTACACTTCGTCTGCCCAGATCCCATCCTGTGCAGCTGCGGAGATCCAAG TGCCTTGCCGAAGGATTTGTGATTAA
- the LOC104697801 gene encoding keratin, type I cytoskeletal 19-like, translating into MSCAVRQVVTTCAQGRGSAGSNAAGTGRRVSSASSGRHAAYDLGAVVGSFSGGSVSEGLLGKQLSTGSAAGGSFGATQRACSALGFSGGGICTRGGGGFPRAGAGCGDGILFANNEKATMQNLNDRLASYLDKVRLLEGDNADLECKIREWYAKVGPSCEPRDYSCYHKEIEDLQNQILCAAMETNKILLNIDNNRMTADDFRVKYETECGLRQNVDADICNLRPVLDQLASCKTDLQLQCEALTEEMCCLKTNHEEEMSCLRKQATGDVSVEVNACPGPDLRKILEDLRCQYETLMERNRKETEQWYACKVEEVNLEVVTSSQEIESSNKQVTELRRQLQALEINVQAQLTMKENLESSLTETECRYNKYLAELQNQISCVEQRLAEIRAEMECQNQEYKTLLDVKCRLEQEIQTYHCLLEGGQHDIIGSAGRGVGATSAGRSAGLKASLCQPCLP; encoded by the exons ATGAGCTGTGCTGTCAGGCAGGTCGTCACCACCTGcgcccagggcaggggcagtgCGGGCAGCAACGCGGCTGGCACTGGCAGGAGggtctcctctgcctcctcGGGGAGACACGCTGCCTATGACTTGGGTGCTGTGGTTGGCAGCTTCTCCGGTGGCAGTGTGAGCGAGGGATTACTCGGGAAGCAGCTGAGCACTGGCAGTGCGGCTGGTGGGAGCTTCGGAGCCACCCAGAGGGCTTGTTCTGCCCTGGGATTCAGCGGTGGAGGCATCTGCACTCGAGGTGGTGGTGGCTTCCCCAGGGCTGGCGCTGGCTGCGGGGATGGGATCCTGTTCGCTAACAATGAGAAGGCGACGATGCAGAACCTCAACGACCGCTTGGCCTCGTACCTGGACAAGGTGCGGCTCCTGGAGGGGGACAATGCCGACCTGGAGTGCAAGATCAGGGAGTGGTACGCCAAGGTAGGGCCCAGCTGTGAGCCACGGGACTACAGCTGCTACCACAAGGAAATTGAAGACCTTCAGAATCAG atccTGTGTGCAGCCATGGAGACTAACAAAATCCTTCTGAACATTGATAACAACAGGATGACTGCTGATGACTTCAGGGTGAA GTACGAGACCGAGTGTGGTCTCCGGCAGAACGTGGATGCTGACATTTGCAACCTCCGGCCCGTCCTGGACCAGCTGGCCAGCTGCAAGACCgacctgcagctgcagtgtgaggCTCTGACGGAGGAGATGTGCTGCCTAAAGACCAACCACGAGGAG GAAATGAGCTGTCTGAGGAAACAGGCGACTGGGGATGTGAGTGTGGAGGTCAatgcctgccctggcccagaCCTGAGGAAGATCCTGGAGGATCTGCGGTGCCAGTATGAGACCCTGATGGAGCGCAACCGCAAAGAGACGGAGCAGTGGTACGCCTGCAAG GTAGAGGAGGTGAATCTGGAGGTTGTCACAAGCAGCCAGGAGATCGAGTCAAGCAACAAGCAGGTCACTGAGCTGAGACGTCAGCTGCAGGCCCTGGAGATCAACGTACAAGCCCAGCTCACCATG aaagaaaacctggaATCCTCTTTGACGGAGACCGAATGTCGCTACAACAAATacctggctgagctgcagaacCAGATCTCCTGCGTGGAGCAACGGCTGGCTGAGATCCGAGCAGAAATGGAGTGCCAGAACCAGGAATACAAGACCCTCCTGGACGTCAAGTGTCGCTTGGAGCAGGAGATCCAGACCTACCACTGCCTGCTGGAGGGTGGCCAGCACGACATCAT AGGGTCGGCGGGAAGAGGAGTCGGTGCCACATCAGCCGGGAGAAGCGCGGGGCTGAAagccagcctgtgccagccctgcctgccctga